The following is a genomic window from Coregonus clupeaformis isolate EN_2021a unplaced genomic scaffold, ASM2061545v1 scaf0306, whole genome shotgun sequence.
TTTTTTCCTCGAGGCCCCGACACCGGACAATTTTTTTCCCTTGAGGCTCTCATTATAAGCCAGATCATGATcattttgcacacaaaaaaaaaacaagttAGACCCACTAGACAGAAAATGGACCAGCCCTTCTGGCATCTCAAAATGGACTGTCCTAAAGAGATTGAGCCAGTGGGTGAGCTACTAGGAAACGTGGAGGCGTCACCAGCTGCTCACGACTCCTCTAAGAAAGATAGCCTACGTAGTGTTTTATTTTTAGTAAATGTTTCTTTTCAAACCGGGGAAGATGTAAACAGGTTGGAGGTGACTGTGCCTCTAtgttcttcttctgtggggttttcTGGCGGACTACAACCAAACAAAGGTTCATTCCCGGTGTGGTAATACTCATAATTTGTAGCCAAAGATGgtttgtttacatagcaggttaggataactaacgtggcaggttaggtgaattagagtggtaggttaggagaactaatgcagcaggttaggtgaattaacGTAACAAGTTAggatgaggttaaggttaggaaaaggatgAGGGTTAGCTACAATGCTAGTTGTCAACAATTGTTGTCCCCGACGCAACCACTAGATGGAGGTGTAGGCCTACTCCATCTAGCCACAATGGAagaaatgtaaacaaacaatCTGTGGAAGACAAATCATCAGTAGCATAACACCACGGTAACCATGTGATTTTAGAACTGTGAACTTATTGGTCCATTTGAATTAATTGTTTGTGTGCTCTAATTGGTTGCAGGTAGGCTATGACGAGTACACACCTCCACCTGTTTCATACAAAAAGGTGGTCTTTCCCTTCTCATACAAATTCCTACACCATCATGGGAAACAATATATCCAGTTTGCAGCAATCCCGGTTATGTTTAGACAGGCAGCTCAATTCTGATATTTTCCCCCTCTAATTGGTATTTTGAGAAATCACATCAGATTTTTTCACAGCAGATCTGATTAGTCAAAacaccaattagtggaaaaaaaagATCCGAATTGGGCTACCTGTCTAAATGTTGCCAAAGTGTTGATTTGAATGGGTAAATGGGTGCATTTCAACGCACAtatgcattttttggggggtatagtTAAAACAATAATCTTAATCTGGTGTAGACTACTCACTTGAACACAGCATTGGCATCATGAGCATTACATTCGCTCGCACGCGGATGGAGAGGCCCATGCCAAATGCTGTGAGGAAAGCTATGGCGATCGTGGTATACACGCAGTACCACAGTCCTTGGTTCTGTACGAACAGTGCAGTCATTCCGTACACAGAGGCAAGGAATAGGCCAAACAAAAACCCGCCCAAACTCCGCACAAGCCCACGCAGACGAGGATCACGGAAAGGTTTGGTCTTGCTTCGTGGACGACGCCTTGGGAATCTGGGAACCCTGTCAAAAAGGTTAGATATTTAGGCTAAACTCACCAATGACCACATGATATAGAAGGCCTATGCATTTCAATAATGTCAATTTGTACAATATATTTCCTTACCGCTTAAGGACCCCCCTCAAAAACTCCATGGCTGCTTGGCCACTTTGCACGAACCTTTGAAGACCATGTATGCTATGCTATCACCATAGACATACGATTTGTTTTCTTATTTCTAAGTCTGTCACAAGGGAATTGTCATTGTTATTGTAGCAGGCCTCCACAGAATTAAGTTTCATTATGAGGTCACCAAGATGGAGTTTTTCCCTCTTCCAGATTGTAAAAAACGAGTGGATACAAAATTACAAAACCAGCTAATTATTTAATGGCAGTGACGATGGTTAAATTGTGTGAGCTAAGAATAAAAAAAGCACCACATTCCAGTTAGTAGATTCCAGATAATGAGTTGGTGTTTGTGCCACTGAGGATCAATTTGATACACATAGACAACTTCAATGTACTTACCGTTTGTGTAGTGTATGTTTTGTCACAGCCTTGGAGAGGTTCAGTAGGTGGGTTCTGCCAGATTTTGCCCACCGGTTCCTCTTTAGTCAGTCACAGGAGTTCCCAGTTGCTCGTTTCTTCCTGGGAGCATTATTTGGTGCTGTCAGCAGTGCAGGGAGGGTTGACAGATTTCACAATGTTTCAGTTTATAATTTGGCCAATTCATTGTATTAAAACGTGTCTTGTTAATTCTCCCCTCCAGGTTTATTTGTGGGGCTCTTCCACAATGTCTCAATGACCACTGTAAACAGGTTCTTAGCAGGATATGCTTTTGTTGGTGAGTAGATTGTGGTACTGCAATTGAACACTGTTTGGAGTCAATTGGTAAAGTAAAAAAATTGGAAACACATTAGTCATGCTCTATGTATGTGTTTTCAGCTGTATCTATTCTGGGTGGGGCGTTTTCCTCCTACTTTCGCTGCTCAGTCCTCCTGATCTTTCCCAGCATGCTCGGCTCCCGTGGCAGGGCGTACCTCATGCTATTTGTCCTCTACAGGGGTAAACTGGAAATAGTTCTTGAAAAAATTTATTGCCTTGCTACTTGCCGAATGGGTTGCTAGCAGTATGGCTTCGCTGTGGTGCAAACTTGCAATCCTCTGATCACCGTTTGTGTGTTCTCTCATCCTGTCAGGCCCAATCGCCAACATCCACCGTAATGTCCAGGATGTGGCCTTCTCTATGGGCTGCAACATTGAGCTCCAGATCAAACACAGCAAGGTCATGTGGAGGGTGGTGATGGAGCCCTTCATGCAGGTGGTGCAGGGTATTGTGGTAAGTGGCACATTATCATGGTCAGTGGATCACTATTGGCAGAATAgcattagtggaaaccaagactgttctcagggcaggCCTGATTTTTAGCGAGATTTGTTTGAGATGTGAATTCtggctaacccttttcctaacctaattatcctaacctaccacgttaattatcctaacctgctgcgtaagttctcgaaacctgctacgaaaagtcacttcTGCTAGTCAAAACCGGAAGACCTGCGCTGAGAGCAGTCTGAGTTCCACTAATGCAATACAGTTCACTATTGTATTAGTTCAATAGGTTTGTTTCACATTATCGACTGATATTTCAAGGATATGCCCCAACGTTTCCTTCATGTTATTATTGGGTCAGGAGGCTAAGAGTGTGAGCAGGAAGTTTCATAGCATCAGGGATGAGATCATGGGGCAGTTTGGCTATGACTCCATGAAACAGGGCCCTGTTGCTGCCGGCAACAGCACCCAGGATTTGTATGCAGCAAAGACGATGATGCGATGTGACTGAGTATTGGTTTGCGTAAATAAAAACCTATTCAGCAGATTGAAGTCGGTTGTTATTGGTCGATAATTAGTTGTGAATGTACTGACATTACTGACCGTCTGTTTTTCTGCATTGTGGAACAGATGTGGTGGAGCAGGGGATAGAGCGCTGTCGGGAGTGGTTTGAGGTCAAGTGGCAGGACTGCATGAATGCCATCAAGGCCCCAGTCATCAACCACAtcctgtgtgtgtccatgagATTCCACTTCCTCTGTGACGTCATGAGAGGTAGGGGTTCAGCTTCATTGGTAGCCTAGGTGTTTTAGTTATGTGGGATGATATACTTTTCTGATTACAGTGATGTTTGCTTGGTTGCTTTTCCTGTCAGTCATGAAGCCCTGGTGCAGGGAGGAGATCCCAGTGGAAGGGAACTTTGGGCAAACTTTCGACAAGCTCAACTTCTCCATTGACGCACTGTCCAGAGAATTCAGCACTAACGTAGAGCTCCAGGTACAGCCCAACTCCTCTGTCTCATCTCACTAAAACCAAGACAGTTAAataatgaaagaaatacaagaCTGCAGTTTACACATAATTAGGTCATTTGGAGGTTTTCTCAACTCAAAATACATGTATAATGCCTTACTCTTTTGAAGATACACCTTGCACAATACtttaattagatgttatgtacagTTCCTGAGCTCCACCTTtctgtctcctgtgtgtgtgtgtgtgtgtgtaggaggagcAGCAGCAGTCTGTGTTTGGTGTCTCAGCCCTACAGGAGGATTTCACAGAGGGTCTGAGTAAAGCCTTCGAGGAGACCAAGGTCATCCTGGACCAGTTTCTGGGCCTCATCCAGCTCCTCCTGTACCTTCTTCACCTCGTGAGCCTACTCCACCACACAGCAACTAGATATGATGGAATGACGTGTATTTATGCTATCTAATGTAGGGGAGTGTCAGGTGTCCTATTTTAGTTCTTCAAAGTGGCAGtgtcatttttggggggttttgcCACCTGATTTAAAAGTATGTCGATGATTGGCCAGAGTCCATACTTCTAGtttcccaggtctgaatcagtcAAGGTTGAAAGCCAGCCTACTGCAGCCCTTGAGGACTAAAGTCATGCACCCCTGCATTAGACTCACTGCAGTACCATGATGTAGTTTATTTCTATAAAGTGTTTATACAGTATCTAATGTAATCAGCACTTGTGTGCCTCTCTTCGCTCTCTGTCTTCCTGTGAAGAGCGTTTGGATATGCGAAGCAGTATACCCAAGACTTTCGATTTGACAACATCTACATCACCACCTACTTCAGACAGATTGATGCCAGGAGAAGGAGATAAGTATGTATACATGTGC
Proteins encoded in this region:
- the LOC121572441 gene encoding E3 ubiquitin-protein ligase DCST1-like, which encodes MSPWAWWCTRSNIQKTTRSSATTRHPMAMCLRMDTALRAAVRHSLAVSCNKWTLGASGLTEKRCSRKLHQLLGLVHGQFGPTHHAVRCTVKVLQGVGDGALDQHGDDEEQEEVLALHLQSFRTQRQGIGQTKTRPNSAQAHADEDHGKVWSCFVDDALGIWEPCQKGLFVGLFHNVSMTTVNRFLAGYAFVAVSILGGAFSSYFRCSVLLIFPSMLGSRGRAYLMLFVLYRGPIANIHRNVQDVAFSMGCNIELQIKHSKVMWRVVMEPFMQVVQGIVEAKSVSRKFHSIRDEIMGQFGYDSMKQGPVAAGNSTQDLYAAKTMMRYVVEQGIERCREWFEVKWQDCMNAIKAPVINHILCVSMRFHFLCDVMRVMKPWCREEIPVEGNFGQTFDKLNFSIDALSREFSTNVELQEEQQQSVFGVSALQEDFTEGLSKAFEETKVILDQFLGLIQLLLYLLHLGSVRAFGYAKQYTQDFRFDNIYITTYFRQIDARRRRICVIGPQMAGLLQVVSLAVFVCVLLAVDMVLYRIFDIIRRHTFTEFSLTSSHHIDIKVGGQSMNAKLLRKTIGAFNTSSNLDMQSSNQHCLPQPRALTTEDYLWSFVPLLMMALMCCLQVYSNRLRRVIAAFYFPKREKRRALFLYNLQIQRRISYTKRQRTRLMQLGIGEKTVLSGVLSRLERLGCRLRWCCVCGERQRGDRAVECTVPGGLLSPVLEGPGQDLLHLCPH